From a region of the Procambarus clarkii isolate CNS0578487 chromosome 2, FALCON_Pclarkii_2.0, whole genome shotgun sequence genome:
- the LOC138367276 gene encoding baculoviral IAP repeat-containing protein 8-like, whose protein sequence is MAEYKSCLASFGIIWPDMCGQSPAELSRAGFFSCGVGDHIRCFYCGGGLVNFIPSDDPWTLHARYYPNCIYLNLKKDRAFIKNAVRFSPPRLTKPIGKTLINALLQGLDYFNGLAATVRFPYIALRGALREYLKIKNDILPLLGESNCEEVLLWFLDRVDESEDTDAVTESPLEILSSQGVIFPSPVPPVVEVDERVDVVVAEENAMPGVARFYCKVCFTQEINTVLIPCWHMVICLDSVTRCDKCPVCRGDVVHLLLPIIS, encoded by the exons ATGGCGGAGTATAAGTCTTGTTTGGCATCATTTGGAATCATCTGGCCTGATATGTGTGGTCAGTCTCCAGCAGAATTGTCCCGTGCTGGCTTTTTCTCTTGTG gaGTTGGAGACCATATACGATGCTTTTATTGTGGTGGTGGACTTGTTAACTTCATACCTTCAGACGACCCCTGGACGCTCCACGCCCGTTATTACCCCAACTGCATCTACTTAAACTTGAAGAAGGATCGAGCTTTCATTAAAAATGCGGTCCGTTTCTCCCCTCCTCGACTGACAAAACCCATTGGCAAAACACTGATTAACGCACTCCTGCAAGGACTTGATTATTTCAATGGACTCGCTGCTACAGTGAGATTTCCATACATCGCCCTGCGAGGTGCGCTAAGAGAATACCTCAAGATTAAAAATGATATATTACCTCTCCTTGGCGAATCTAACTGTGAAGAGGTGTTGTTATGGTTTTTAGATCGAGTGGATGAAAGTGAGGACACAGATGCGGTAACTGAATCTCCCTTAGAAATATTATCGTCCCAAGGTGTTATTTTCCCCAGCCCAGTTCCCCCAGTAGTGGAGGTAGATGAACGTGTGGATGTTGTTGTTGCGGAAGAGAATGCAATGCCTGGTGTAGCTAGGTTTTATTGCAAGGTGTGTTTCACTCAAGAAATAAACACTGTTCTCATTCCGTGTTGGCATATGGTAATATGTTTGGATTCTGTAACAAGATGTGACAAATGTCCTGTATGTCGAGGAGATGTAGTACATCTACTTCTTCCTATTATCTCTTAA